The uncultured Fusobacterium sp. DNA segment AAATAAAGTATATTTTATTAAAAAACATTGACTTTGTACACGTACAGTGGTATAATATATACATGAAGGGAGGAGAAAGCAACAAATGTTTGAGATCTTAGGGAATATACTGATTCTTTGGGAATTTACAAAGTTAGTAATAACTATTGTGAAGTTCCTTATAAAGATGATTAGGAGGTACAGAGGGCGTTAAGCCCTTTCCTCCCTTCCCCTTCTCCTAAAAAGTATTTGGAGGTGTAAAAATGAGTGATAAATTTTGGCATACTTTATTAGTAATTGTTCTTATAGGGAAAGTAATAGAGTTAGGGTATAGATTTTATAAATGGATAAAGAATAAAAAAAATAAGAACCTTTAAAATTAATTTAAAGGCTCTTATTAATGTTTGATTTCTTAGGTACTTAAATTATAGTATATTTTTTAGAAAAAGTCAATGGAGGAATAGCAATGGAAAGTAAAAGGAAGTTATCATATAGAAAACCATCTAATAGAGGAGGGGAACAATTTTCAGTTACTATTCCAAAAGAGTATATTGAAAAATTAAATATAACAGAAGAGGACAGAGAAATTATAATTACTCTTAATGAAAAAACTAGAGAAATTATAATAAAGAAAGCCACAGATTAATTTCTGTGGTTTTTTAATACCTTTTATCCCATAAGAAAAAGTTAGTCTTTATTTTAGGCTGACTTTTTTATTTATAATTTAAGATTGATTTTAAATGAAAAATGTTTTATACTATTATTATAAAGATTAATTATAGATTTAGGCAGTGTTTGAACTGGGCTAGGGAGAATAAATTGGACATGATTATGTTATTTGGATTGTTTGTATTTATTTTTCTTCTTACAATGGAAATTATTCAAGGAGGTGTTGCTATGAAATTAGCTTCCGATTTGTTTGATGTATTATTTGTAGAAGTTCTCTCTACCTAAGTTTATAATTTAAGGGGAGGATAAATTTATGAAAAAAATTTTAATTAGTTTAATGTTATTGTTTTCAACATTTTTATTTGGAAGTGTTGAAAGTGATGTAGAGAAAATGGATTATGTATTAAAAGTAGAGAAAGTTCAATATGAAGATAATGAATATAAAGCTTATGTTAAATTTGAGCAAGCTTTATCAGATAATGGGACTTTAGGATTAAATGTTATTAGAGTATGTAGAACTTTAAAGATGTTACAAGAAAAGTATCCTAAGGGGAATTGGTTTTATGTTGACTCTGTAGATGAAAAAAATGAAATGGTTATAACAGCTAGTATAAAATCTGCTAAAGTAAATTTAAAGAATAAAAAAACAAATGTTGAAATATGTGAAGAAGTTTTAACGAATGGTAATATATTATTAACTCCTGAGTTAAGAAATAAAATGATGAAATTTATAGAAAAAGGAGAAATTCCTGTAATTTAGTTTAAGACCACAGATTAATTTCTGTGGTTTTTATTTTCTCTAAAAAAAGCTTGACAATCGGAACGATAAAATATATAATTTTATCGTAGCGACATAGGAGGGAAAATATGGAAAAAAGAGAGTTAAAAATTTCTTTTGGAAAAAGTGGTTCTGGTAGTATTTCGCCAAAGTTAAGTATTCCAAAATCTTTTTTAGATAAAATAGGAGTTAACCAAGACGAAAGAGAAATTGAACTTGAAGTAAATGAAGAAACTCAAGAAATCATTATACGAAAAAAGAAATAAAAAATCCCCTCCATAATTGTTAGGCAACTATAAAGGGGTAGTACTGTAAAATACAATACTGTGGCAAGTATATTTTACAGCATTACTTCTAAAAAATCAAATTTTTAGGAGGAAAAATATGAATATTTTAATTGAGCAAAATAGTCAGTATGGTTTAGTTGTAAGTAGTAGAGTTGTGGCTAAAGAATTAGGAAAACAGCATAAAAATGTCCTTAGAGATATAGAGCAAATTTTAAGTAGCTCAAATTTGAGCCAGTTAATTTTTGAAAGCTCTTATAAAGCTAAAACTGGAACTTATAAAGAATATCTACTTACAAAAGATGGATTCACTCTTTATATGTTTAATATTCAAGGTTACCAAGATTTTAAAATGGCATATATTCAAAAGTTTAATGAAATGGAAAAGGAATTAAAGAATTTAAAAAGCAATAGTTCTCTTCTCCCTACTTCTTCAATTAGACAAACTAAAACTAAAAAAAATGAACTTATAAAAATAGAAACTAATATTAATGGAGAAAAAAATAGTAAGTGCTTGGGAGTTATGGAAATTTTTAGATATAAGTTATAGCTTTTCTACTTGGATAAAAAGAAGAATTGAAAAGTATGATTTCATTGAAAATGAAGATTTTGTAGTAGTAACCTCAACTGGAGTTAAATTGGGAAACCCTCAAGAAGATTACATTCTATCTCTTGATATGGCTAAAGAACTAGCTATAATAGAGAAGAATCCAGCTGGTAGAGTTGCTAGAAGATATTTTATTCAATGTGAAAAAAAGTATAGAAAACTTCTTGATGAAAAGCATTCGAAAGAGATTCAAGCACTTCAAGAAAATGATAGTTCAGAGTTTTATTTGAAGAAAATAGAAGCTTTAGAAAATAATTACCAAGAAGTTCAAAAGTTTATTAAGGAGCTTTATGAAGAGTCTGAATTATTAAAAGTAACTATGCAGAAGTTTAATTCAAGATGTACTTGGCTTAGTTTGTTGGCAGGACAAGGAGAAAGACTGATTCGTGAGAGTAAAGTAGAAAAGAAAAAGTTAAGTCAATTAAAAATAGTAGGATAGATTAATAAGAGAAAAAGAGGCAGGGTAACCTGTCTTTTTTTTAATAAAAATTAAACTATATCTTTTAAAAGATTGACTTTTTGACTTTTAAAAGATATAATAATTGCATGAGGTGGTAAGGAGAATGAGGAAGGAAGATATAGGAGGTATAATATCAAGACATAGAAAAAATATGAGTATGACTCAAAAAGAGTTAGCTAATCGCCTTGAAGTAAGTTCTAACCATTTATCATTAATTGAAAATAATAAAAAGGGAATTTCCAAGAAACTTTTGGAAAAATTAAAAGATATATTTGATTTTTCAAATGATGAAAAAGAGACTCTTGCTTCGAGTGTAAAAAGAATAGTTGTAGATAAGGAGATGATAATAAGGTTAAAAGAAAGAGAAAAAGAATTAGAAAAAAAAGAAATGGAAATAATTAATACTTATGACTTCATTAGAGAACATCATTTTACCTTAAGCAAAAGAGCAGCAGTAAATGATTTGTTAATAAATTATTATTCAGAGACAGAGAAATTAATAGCTGGCTTAGAACTAAAACTAATTGAAGAAAATGATGAGTTCATAGAAGGAATAAAACCAGTTGTAAAGACAACAATTAAAAGAATTAGTAGAAAATTAGATGAAATTGAAAGCGTAATAAAAGCTACAACAATAATAGAAGAAAAGAAAGGAGAAATACAAATGGCGGTTGACCCAAATTTGTCAAGTATAGAAAATTTATTAGCATTAATCCCTAAAGAAACAGTAATGACAGTATTAACTACTGAACAAAAAAGAATGGCAATATTAACATATGTGGCACAAAATTTAAAAATTAAATGGAAAGAATATAATGTTGAAGGATGTGCAACAGGATATTCTGTAAGACTTTGGGAAGGAGGAAGAGGAAGTAAAGAAAAAAGGGGATTTATGCAAGACCAAATTACAATGGATATTGATTCTTATATTGGCGGAGCTGAAACTGATAGAGAGACAAAAGAAATATTGGATAAAATAGCAGCTGAAATTGTGGACCATGCTATAATGGTAGTTGAAAAATCTTTAAGAGCAGCAAGAAAAGCAAAAACACCATCTGTTAGAGCTAAATATCTACGTTCTATGAATAATAAAGGATTCTTATTAGCAGCTTTACAAATTGCTATTATTCTATATGCTACTGAACTATTAGAAAGAGGAGTAGATATTGATCATGAATATTTAACAGTAAGGCTTGAAGGAATGAAAGAAAATAAATATTTATTAGGCAAAGCATGGAGAGAGTTTAATCATTCAGAACAACGGGACGAAGATTATGAAAAACTTGTTAAAGTCACTGATGAAGTATTAAAAGCATTTGAAGATAAAAGAGAATTAACAGAAAGACAACTTGATAGGATAGTTCAAGAAAAGTTAATTTTAGTTGCTATTGGACAAAAAACAATAGAAAATTATATTTATGGTATGATGGATAAAGTAAGTCAAGCTATTTTAGGTAAAATTAGATTATTTCAAGTAGATCAATTTTAATAAAAATAGCATCACTTGTTAATTACAGAAAAACAAGGTATTATTAATTAAGGGTGATGCTATGAAAGAATATATATCAGCTAATCAAACCGCTAAAAAATTATGTATATCTGTGGAAACTGTTTATAATATGCTTCGTGATGGGCGACTTGGTGGAAGATATAGTATAGGTAATGGTAAAAAAAAGGGAAGTTGGCTTGTTAGTGTAGAAAGTATAGAATTATTTAAAAAACATACTACAATAAAAAGTATATATCAATTGAAAGAAAAAAGCAGTCAAGGAACATTGTTCTAAGATTGCTTTTTTTATTTATGTATAATTCCAAAGTTTCCCAAATATCCAAAAAAATATTTAGAAAAAAGGGTATAAAGTATGCGAGGTGGAAATAATGGAACTTACATTAGAGCAAAGAAAAGCAAAGTCTTTATATGCCCAGGGAAAATCAGCAATAGAAATAGCAAAGATATTAAATATAGGAAAAAGTACAATTTATCGTTGGATAAGTAATGATGAATTAGGCTTTAAAGAAAGTAAAAAGATGGCTAGTTTTGATGCTGGAGATATGGCTGGAATTATAGATGAATCACATAAAAAACTACTTATAGAGATTTCAGAAAATCCTGATAAGTTACTAGATCCTAAAACTGCAGATGCTCTTTTAAAAGTATCAAAGGTTTTAGAAAGTTTAGGACAAAGAAAAGAGAAAGAAGATCTTGATAAACAAACAGAAGAGGAAGTTAGAGGAGTGCTGATTATAGATGACATCACTTATGAAAATCTTAAAAAGACCACAAAAAAGACTGTCACAGTTGATGAACAAGAACTTCCATGAAGCATGGATTCTTTGGAAAACATCACAATATACTAGATATGTTTTTAAAGGTGGAAGGGGTTCAGCTAAATCATCTCATATAGCTTTAATGTTGGTATTAAGTATTATCCTTGAGCCTGTAAATGCTGTTTGCTTTAGAAAAGTAGGAGAGACATTGAGTAAATCTGTTTATGAGCAAATCAAATGGGCAATTCAATTTTTAGGAGCAGAGGAGTATTTTAGATTTAAATCAAGTCCCTTAGAAATAATTTATGTGGAAAGAGGAAATAAATTTATCTTCTTGGGAGTTGATGATCCACAAAAGAGTAAATCTATAAAAACAGCAGATTTTCCAATTATATATTTTTGGTTTGAAGAACTTGCTGAATTTAAAACAGAAGCAGAAGTTGAAACAGTTATTAAATCTATTCTAAGGGGAAAATTAAAAGAAGGCTTGAAATATAAAGGTTTCTTCTCATATAACCCACCTCAAAGTAAATTGAATTGGGTAAATAAAAAATATAGTTTTGGTAGTGTTGATGATAATACCTATGTTCATCATTCTACATATTTGGAAAACCCTCATATTTCTGATGAATTTTTAGAAGATGCAGAAAACACTAAAAGAAGAAATGAACTTAAATATAGACATGAATTTTTAGGAGAAGCAATAGGAAATGGTATTATTCCTTTCCCAAATCTTCAAATAAGACCAATAACAAAGGAAGATATAAATAATATTGCCATTGTTAGACAAGGGATTGACTGGGGATATGGAGTCGATCCTGTGGCTTTTGTAAGATGGGGGTATTCTAAAAAGAAAAAAATTATTTATGCTCTTGATGAATATTATGGAGTCAAGAGAAGTAATAAAAATGTAGCTGAATATATTTTAAGTAAAGAATATGATGAACCAATAACTTGTGATAGTGCAGAACCAAAGTCAATAGATGATTTAAGAGAATATGAGTTATCTGCTTGGGGAGCATCAAAAGGAAAAGGATCTGTTGAATATGGAGAGAAATGGTTAGGAGATTTAGAAGCTATTGTAATTGATCCTGAGAGAACTCCAAATATAGCAAAAGAGTTTCAAATGATAGATTATGCAACTGATAGAGATGGAAATCCTTTACCAAGATTGGAAGATAAGAATAACCATACTATTGATGCTACTAGATATGCTTTTGAAAGAGATATGAAAAAAGGAAAATATGTATATTAAATTTTAGGAGACATAAAATGAACTTTATAAAACAATGGTTGGCAAAAAAGATGTGTTCTATTGTGTATGGTGGCGAATCTCCTTTTGATAGAGAAGAGTACATGGCAACTATAACACAACAGGAAGCTTTTATGATAGCAATTAAAAAGAAAATAAAAGCCTGTCAAAATATAGAGTTTTCTATTTATAAAGATATAAAAGATGGAAAAGAAGAGATGAAAACACATACCCTTTCTCCTCTTTTTAAGATGATAAATAAAAATACTTCTTTTAATGACTTTATAGATTATTTCCTTGTGTGGTATGAAGGATATGACAATGGAGTCTTACTGGAGTTAGTAAAAGGGCTTTCCAATTATTGTCCTGATTTATATATCCACAATCCATCAAATTTTACAGTTCATTATATAGGTAATGAGATTTCAAGAATAGAGATTTTGAATCCTCATAGAAATATTACTGGAGAAGAATTAGAGAATTTCATGTGGATAAGAAGTCCAAATTATTCAAATGTAAAGGATGGAATTTCAGGAGTAGGAATAACTACAGGATATAGTAAGCAGAATGCCTTTGCTATTTGGGGAGCTTATGTAAAAAAAGCTTGGGAATGGAACTGGAGCTTAGCTAAAAATTTGGGGAAACCAGGTGGAATATTATCTACTGAAGGTTTTGTAGATAAGGAAGATAGAAAAGAAATATCTGATAAATATACTGCAAGTAATGGAGGAGCAAATCATGCTGGCAAACCTTTAGTACTTGGATCAGGATTAAAATATCAAGATACTTCAAGAGCTCCCATTGATACTGATTGGAATGCAGGGGAACAAAAAGCATATGAAAGAACAGCTATTGCTACTGGAGTTCCAGCAGAGCTTGTAGGTGGTGGGGAATCTACATATCAAAATAGAAAACATGCTAAAAAAGAACTATATAAAGATGAGGTAATTCCTTTCTTTAATAATTTAAAAGGTTGGCTTAATTATCTTTTGAGAGATTATTTAAAAAATGGTGAGTTTATAGATTATGATCTTACAGGTATAGATGAACTAAAAGAAGATATAAGTGAAGTTATACAAAAACTTGAGCCTATAAAAAATAGAGTAACAATTAATGAATATAGAAAATTTCTTTCAAAAATGACTGATATAGAGTTAGAGGATCTAGGAGAAAAAGGAGAGGTAGTATTAGTTAGTGCTGGTGATATTACTCTTGATGAAGTGGTAGAATCTCCTGATGTGTCTGAAGAAAAAGAAGATGATATTTAATGAAAAAGTATAGAAAACAGATTAAACTTTTTAAAAATCTTGAGAAAAAATTATCAGTTAGAAATAGGAAGAGAGTAAAGAAAGTCTTTATTGATTTTGCAGAAAAGATAAAAAAGGATAATGGGGATAAATTTGCGGATGAAGTAAAAGTAGTTATTGATATTGATTATAAATATCTTCAAGAAAAATTTAAAGATGTTTTAGAAATCATTTATTTATATAACTTTGATGAAATAATAGGGACTTTTAAAAATGCTTATAACAAAAAGCTTTCAGAGAAGATTATAAAAGGGATTCGAGATTATCTTTTAGAGGATTTTAATAGAAAAAATGCTTTGAAAAAAGCTAAAATTATGGCTAATACAACTAAAGATAAATTTAACAAAATTATTGTCCAAGCTCAAAGAGAGGGTTGGTCACATAAAGATTTAGTAAAAGAGATAATGTCCTCAGTTGAAAATATGAGTGAATATAGAGCAAGTACAATAGCAAGAACAGAAACATCAACTTCAATTAATACTGTATCTTATAAAACTTCTACAAGCTCTGGAATGAAAGAAAAGGGCTGGATACATATTGGTGGGAAAAAGGTAGATAGAGAAAATCATAAAGCTTTGAATGGTAAATGGATACCAATAGAAGAAAAGTGGGATTTAGGCAATGGAATACATGCTGAATATCCACATGATGCTAATTTACCAGCATCTGAAGTTGTTAGATGTAGTTGTTTACAAATCTATAGATAGGAGGAGAGATGGGAAAAGATAATGAACTAAAGAATAAAAATATTAATTTTTCTGTAGGTTTTGAAGAGTTTAAAGAAAAAGAAGATAAAAAAGGTTGCTTTGAAGGCTTATTAGTAAATTATAACCATAAAAATTTGGCACATGGTTATTATAAATTTACTAAAGGTAGTATGAAAATAAATGAAAATAAAACAATGCTTCTTTTATATAACCATAGAGGGAATCAAATTCCTGTTGGAACATGTAAGGGAGTAGAAACAGACGAAGGATTTAAAATAGAAGCTTATTTACAACTTACAACTGATCAGAATGGAAATGTTATTAACAAAGAAGCTTATGCTCTTTATGATCTGATGAAAAATCAAGGAGCTAAATTTGAACTTTCTGCTGGTGGAATAATAGAGGATGGAGAGAGTAAAGAAATAACAGAAAAAGGAAAAACAAGTTGGTTTTATGAGATAAAAAAATTCAATGCTTATGAAGGATCTATTACACCTAAAGGAGCAGTACAAGGAAGTAAAATAACTAAAATATTTAATGATGAAGGAGAGAGAAAAATGACACCACAAGAACAACAAACATTTATAGCATCACTGATAGCAGCTATGCAAAAGGAAATTTTTTCAGCACAACAAGATGAAGAGATAAAAGCATTACCAGAGAAAATTTCAGCATTAGAACAACAATTTTCAGCTATAAAAGAAACTCTTACTGAAGAGGTAAAAGAAGCTTTTAATGAGCAATTTAATGAAATTAACAATGTAATTAAAGGGCTAAAAGTAGATTTTAAACCAACTGAAGCACAAGTTTCATTTGCAGACGAATTTATGGCAGCTTTTAATACTATTACTGAAAATGGAGGAAAGTTATTACAAATAACTCCAGAAACAACATTGAAATTTGCAACACCAGCAACAACAACAGGTGAAGGAACAAAAGCAGCAGTAAAAGCACATCAACTCTTAGGAATTTTTAAAAGATTACAAGAAGTGAATCCAGTAGTAGCTGATTTGAATATAATTAGTATTACAGATAACTCTCTTGATCTTGATAGAGAAGAGATAGGACTGCCTGAAATAGCTTGGGTAGGGGAAGAAGATGCTAGAGAGGAGACAGATGGAGTTAAATTAAAAGATGTAAATATAGCAATGCACCAAATATATGCACTGCCAAAAATTTCAAATAAATTAATGGCATCTAACTATGTTGGATATGTTGCCTTCTTAATGGACAGAGTAGAGTATGCTTGGGGATTAAAAATAGCAAACACTATGTTTAGTGGAACAGGAACAAAACAACCAAAAGGAATTTTAAAAGAAGAGGGAATTGCAACAGTGGAATGGGATTTAGCAACATTAGATGATGCAGGAAAAGTAGATGCTCTTATAACTCTTTTTGGGAATACAAGAGATGAAATTTCATCAAAAGCTAAATGGTATATGAGAAGAGAAACATGGACAGCTTTAACTTTATTAAAAGATAAAGATGGAAGATTACAATTAATAGATTTAAAAAATGGTGGAGAAAGAAAACTACTTTCAAGACCTGTTGTTATTATAGACTCTGCAAATTCAGGATTAAAAACAATTGCTGAAGCAGGTAAGGGAGAACCATTCTTAGTACTTGGAGATTTTAAAGGTGGAATGCTTGGAATAACTAACCCTAAAATGAATATAAATATTAAGGACCAAATTACAGGTAAAGGATGGACTGCATACTACATGGAAAAAGGACTTGGATTTGGAGTGGTACTTCCTGAAAACTTTAAAATTGTAAAAAATAAAGCATCTTAAAATAAAAGAGGGAGTTTTCTCCCTCTACCCTCACTATAAATAAGGAGAAAAAATGGAAAGACCTGAAAATTTTTATGATAAAGAAATAGCAAAAGAACTAACAGGAATAACTAATGAACAACTATTAAAAATTTATGTAGATGGCATAATTTCAAGAATAGAAAGAATAATAGGGTATGAGCTTGTAAAATGCGAAAAAACAGAGTTTATTCAAGGAGTTGATACAAATGTCGTATATCTTAATAGGAAGCCTGTCGAACGTATATCGAAAGCTCTATGGCGAAATCAAGAGGTGTCTTATAGACAAGAAAAGCATAGGTTGATTTTAACAGCTCCACTTTGTCAATCTGAATTTTTAGAAGTAACTTATACAGCAGGTTATGAATATCTTCCATATGATATTCAAATGTTTGTTTTTTCTTCTATAAAAGAGTCTATTGCAAATGAGAGTGGGTTAAAAAGTTTTAGTTTGAAAGATGTTTCATATAGTTATTTTGATAAAGTACAACAATCTGAAAATTTTAGAAGAGGAATAATAGATCTATTTGGAGTAAAGGTATGAGTAATTTAGTAGATATAATGAATGAGTTAGATTATATGGCATTACATATGGTAGAGGTTGGAATATTAGGTATAGATAAAGATATGAAGGGAAAAGATTCTAAAACAACTATACTTGAATATGCCGTTTATAATGAGTTTGGAACTAAACACATTCCACCACGTCCTTTTATGAGAAATGCAATAGAAAAAAATTCTAGAACTATTGAAAAATATATAGAAGCTAAAACAAATGAGGTACTTGAAGGAAAAATAACAGGGAGACAAGCTTTGATGCAATTAGGAGAGTATATGAGAGGAATAATTGTTTTGAGTATAAAAAATGCTTCAAAATGGGCAAAACCTTTAAGTCCTAAAACTATAAAAATAAAAACTAAAGATGGACAAAAAGATAGAGGAATTCTTATAGACGAAAGCTTTTTAATAGAGTCTATTAGATATCAAATTACTTCAAAAACAGGTAAAAGAGTATATCTAAGTGATTTTAAGAAGGTGAAGAAATGACAAATGTATATATTCCTTTTCATCTTCTTACAAATGTTAGAGTAAAAGTATTAAAAGAAGGGCAATGGATAAAAGGTGAGTATGTTGAAGAAAAGTCAGTTGAAAAGATAATAAAAGCAGTGTATATGCCACTTTCTTTAAATGAATTAAAAAATTATCCTCAAGGGGCTTTGACTTTAGAGGATATGGATTTTAGGACAAAAGAAAACTTAAATTTAGGAGATATTGTTATTATAAATGAAGTTGAATGGAAAATTATTCAGAAAGCAGATTACTCTTATATAGCAGATCTCAAGTTTTATATTTTAAGACGGAGTGATAAAGATGATTGAAGAAATAATAAAACTTCTTAATTCTATTTCAAAAATTCCTATTATTCCAGCTTATTCAGAAAAGAATCCACCTAAGAAGCCTTATGCAACTTATTGTGTTATTTCTAAAGAAACTAAAGATTTTTTTGGTTCTTCTGAAAGAGAATATAATGCTGAAGATAATAGCAATTTAGAGAAAAGAA contains these protein-coding regions:
- a CDS encoding AbrB/MazE/SpoVT family DNA-binding domain-containing protein: MESKRKLSYRKPSNRGGEQFSVTIPKEYIEKLNITEEDREIIITLNEKTREIIIKKATD
- a CDS encoding AbrB/MazE/SpoVT family DNA-binding domain-containing protein, giving the protein MEKRELKISFGKSGSGSISPKLSIPKSFLDKIGVNQDEREIELEVNEETQEIIIRKKK
- a CDS encoding Rha family transcriptional regulator; protein product: MNILIEQNSQYGLVVSSRVVAKELGKQHKNVLRDIEQILSSSNLSQLIFESSYKAKTGTYKEYLLTKDGFTLYMFNIQGYQDFKMAYIQKFNEMEKELKNLKSNSSLLPTSSIRQTKTKKNELIKIETNINGEKNSKCLGVMEIFRYKL
- a CDS encoding antA/AntB antirepressor family protein, coding for MEKKIVSAWELWKFLDISYSFSTWIKRRIEKYDFIENEDFVVVTSTGVKLGNPQEDYILSLDMAKELAIIEKNPAGRVARRYFIQCEKKYRKLLDEKHSKEIQALQENDSSEFYLKKIEALENNYQEVQKFIKELYEESELLKVTMQKFNSRCTWLSLLAGQGERLIRESKVEKKKLSQLKIVG
- a CDS encoding helix-turn-helix transcriptional regulator — encoded protein: MRKEDIGGIISRHRKNMSMTQKELANRLEVSSNHLSLIENNKKGISKKLLEKLKDIFDFSNDEKETLASSVKRIVVDKEMIIRLKEREKELEKKEMEIINTYDFIREHHFTLSKRAAVNDLLINYYSETEKLIAGLELKLIEENDEFIEGIKPVVKTTIKRISRKLDEIESVIKATTIIEEKKGEIQMAVDPNLSSIENLLALIPKETVMTVLTTEQKRMAILTYVAQNLKIKWKEYNVEGCATGYSVRLWEGGRGSKEKRGFMQDQITMDIDSYIGGAETDRETKEILDKIAAEIVDHAIMVVEKSLRAARKAKTPSVRAKYLRSMNNKGFLLAALQIAIILYATELLERGVDIDHEYLTVRLEGMKENKYLLGKAWREFNHSEQRDEDYEKLVKVTDEVLKAFEDKRELTERQLDRIVQEKLILVAIGQKTIENYIYGMMDKVSQAILGKIRLFQVDQF
- a CDS encoding helix-turn-helix domain-containing protein, coding for MKEYISANQTAKKLCISVETVYNMLRDGRLGGRYSIGNGKKKGSWLVSVESIELFKKHTTIKSIYQLKEKSSQGTLF
- a CDS encoding helix-turn-helix domain-containing protein is translated as MELTLEQRKAKSLYAQGKSAIEIAKILNIGKSTIYRWISNDELGFKESKKMASFDAGDMAGIIDESHKKLLIEISENPDKLLDPKTADALLKVSKVLESLGQRKEKEDLDKQTEEEVRGVLIIDDITYENLKKTTKKTVTVDEQELP
- a CDS encoding PBSX family phage terminase large subunit: MTSLMKILKRPQKRLSQLMNKNFHEAWILWKTSQYTRYVFKGGRGSAKSSHIALMLVLSIILEPVNAVCFRKVGETLSKSVYEQIKWAIQFLGAEEYFRFKSSPLEIIYVERGNKFIFLGVDDPQKSKSIKTADFPIIYFWFEELAEFKTEAEVETVIKSILRGKLKEGLKYKGFFSYNPPQSKLNWVNKKYSFGSVDDNTYVHHSTYLENPHISDEFLEDAENTKRRNELKYRHEFLGEAIGNGIIPFPNLQIRPITKEDINNIAIVRQGIDWGYGVDPVAFVRWGYSKKKKIIYALDEYYGVKRSNKNVAEYILSKEYDEPITCDSAEPKSIDDLREYELSAWGASKGKGSVEYGEKWLGDLEAIVIDPERTPNIAKEFQMIDYATDRDGNPLPRLEDKNNHTIDATRYAFERDMKKGKYVY
- a CDS encoding phage portal protein, translating into MNFIKQWLAKKMCSIVYGGESPFDREEYMATITQQEAFMIAIKKKIKACQNIEFSIYKDIKDGKEEMKTHTLSPLFKMINKNTSFNDFIDYFLVWYEGYDNGVLLELVKGLSNYCPDLYIHNPSNFTVHYIGNEISRIEILNPHRNITGEELENFMWIRSPNYSNVKDGISGVGITTGYSKQNAFAIWGAYVKKAWEWNWSLAKNLGKPGGILSTEGFVDKEDRKEISDKYTASNGGANHAGKPLVLGSGLKYQDTSRAPIDTDWNAGEQKAYERTAIATGVPAELVGGGESTYQNRKHAKKELYKDEVIPFFNNLKGWLNYLLRDYLKNGEFIDYDLTGIDELKEDISEVIQKLEPIKNRVTINEYRKFLSKMTDIELEDLGEKGEVVLVSAGDITLDEVVESPDVSEEKEDDI
- a CDS encoding phage minor head protein — encoded protein: MKKYRKQIKLFKNLEKKLSVRNRKRVKKVFIDFAEKIKKDNGDKFADEVKVVIDIDYKYLQEKFKDVLEIIYLYNFDEIIGTFKNAYNKKLSEKIIKGIRDYLLEDFNRKNALKKAKIMANTTKDKFNKIIVQAQREGWSHKDLVKEIMSSVENMSEYRASTIARTETSTSINTVSYKTSTSSGMKEKGWIHIGGKKVDRENHKALNGKWIPIEEKWDLGNGIHAEYPHDANLPASEVVRCSCLQIYR
- a CDS encoding phage major capsid protein, with the translated sequence MGKDNELKNKNINFSVGFEEFKEKEDKKGCFEGLLVNYNHKNLAHGYYKFTKGSMKINENKTMLLLYNHRGNQIPVGTCKGVETDEGFKIEAYLQLTTDQNGNVINKEAYALYDLMKNQGAKFELSAGGIIEDGESKEITEKGKTSWFYEIKKFNAYEGSITPKGAVQGSKITKIFNDEGERKMTPQEQQTFIASLIAAMQKEIFSAQQDEEIKALPEKISALEQQFSAIKETLTEEVKEAFNEQFNEINNVIKGLKVDFKPTEAQVSFADEFMAAFNTITENGGKLLQITPETTLKFATPATTTGEGTKAAVKAHQLLGIFKRLQEVNPVVADLNIISITDNSLDLDREEIGLPEIAWVGEEDAREETDGVKLKDVNIAMHQIYALPKISNKLMASNYVGYVAFLMDRVEYAWGLKIANTMFSGTGTKQPKGILKEEGIATVEWDLATLDDAGKVDALITLFGNTRDEISSKAKWYMRRETWTALTLLKDKDGRLQLIDLKNGGERKLLSRPVVIIDSANSGLKTIAEAGKGEPFLVLGDFKGGMLGITNPKMNINIKDQITGKGWTAYYMEKGLGFGVVLPENFKIVKNKAS
- a CDS encoding HK97-gp10 family putative phage morphogenesis protein encodes the protein MSNLVDIMNELDYMALHMVEVGILGIDKDMKGKDSKTTILEYAVYNEFGTKHIPPRPFMRNAIEKNSRTIEKYIEAKTNEVLEGKITGRQALMQLGEYMRGIIVLSIKNASKWAKPLSPKTIKIKTKDGQKDRGILIDESFLIESIRYQITSKTGKRVYLSDFKKVKK